CGTGCTCTACACCGCCACCTACACGGTGACGGGCCTGCGAGTGAGGATCCAGGGTGATCCCTTCCGTGAGGGCCTGGCCTTCGACGACGTCGAGCTGAAGGCGGGACGCGCCAAAAACCTTGAGCTGCTGGACAAGTACCATTTGTTGCTGGCAGAGGTGACGAAGCAGGGCTTCAACGAAGCCAGCCTCCGGGTCTCCCCCCGCTACCTGACGTCTTTCGGGAAACGGGGGTTCGTCCGCTTCAGCCTGCCCCTTACCTACACGCTGAACACCGCCAAGAGCCAGACCACTGAAGGCGCGGGGTATACACAGCTCACCGGCCTTTACGGCAACCGTTTCACGGCTGGTGTGAGGCTGGAAGTGGGTTTCCGGAAATAGGGCCCATATCCAATCGCCCACATCCAATCGGCGGTCCGCTCAGACCTTGCTCCAGGGCACGTCGCCGGCGGCCAGGAAGGCCTCGCCATCCAGGCCCTGTTCTTCGGCGCGGCGGATGAGGTGCTGCAGGGCTTCCGCCGTGGCCTCGGCATCCTGAAGCGCGCGATGGGCCCGGGTGTTGGTGATGCCCAGGAAATCGCAAAGGTCTGCGAGGCTGCGCCGGGGCAGTTCAGGAATGAGTTTCTTGGCCAGCAGTCGGGTGCAGATGAGGCGGTGCCGCCGCCAAACGCCTTCGGGCAGCCAAGCCTTGAGGAAGCTGCCGTCGTAGGGTGCGTGGTGGGCCACCCAGATGCGGCCTTCAAGCTTGGGCGCCAGCTTCAGCGCCACCTGCTCCCAGGGGGGAGCGCCCGCCAGCATGGGCAGGCTGATGCCTGTGAGCCGCTGGATTTCCTCCGGCAGGAAGCCCTGAATGGAGGCCAGGCTGGAAAAGCGATCCTCCACCACCAGGCCCGAAAGGCGCACCAGCCCCACTTCGGTGATCTCGGAAGGCTGGAGAAACCGGCCATCCTTGCCCCAGCGGGCCTTGGGGCTGCCACCGGTGGTTTCCAGATCCAGCACCGCGAACCTCAGTTCCCGCAGGGCGGGTGAGCCGGATTCGAGGAGGGGCTGCTGTGTCATGCGCTGACCAGGGTTTTGAGGCCGTCGCGGAAGAGCACGTCCACCTTCTTGCCCAGGCGCCGCTGGATGCGGCCCAGGCCAAAGCTGGGATGGTCCATCCAGGTGCCCTCTTCCCAACGCTCGGTGACGCGGTAAGGCTTGGCGCTGGCACCACCCTGCTCCGCGGCGAGGAGCTGCTGGAACTGGGAGGTCAGAGAGGCGCCGGGCCGTGGGGAGCCTGCCTTGGCGGCCGCAGGAATGCGCGGGGTGCGGGGCAAGGGCTCGGGCTTGGCTGCGCGGAATTTGTGGACGGACCGGCAATTACCGCAGATGAGCCGATCAGGCACTCCGTTAGTGACTGTGAGCACCTGGTGGCGGGTCTCGCCGCCGCACCGCCCACAGGGCGCATCCACATCCTGGCCTGCATAGTAAGTCTTCATGCCTTCCAGCCTAGCATCCGTCAGTGGATGCCGGCCGCGTTCAGGTGGAGGGCCATCTTCTTGTCCTCTTCCGAAATGTGGTGGGCCAGCCAGTCCCGGAGGAAGTGCATGACCGGCAGGGACAGCATCTGCGAGCCTTTGGCGAGCTTGCCTTGCAGTTCCACCACCTGGCGCGTGAGCTCATCGTGGATGGCCTTGTGATCGGCGTAGCCCGGATAGGCGGACTTCTGCATGAGGTCCTCTTCGGTCTTGAAGTGATCCACGGTGTACTTGGCCAAGAAGGACAGCGTCTTGCCGATCTCGTCCTTGCCTTGTCCCGCCTGCATGGCGTCGAAGAGCGCGTTCACGTGCTCGAAGAGCATCCGGTGCTGGGCGTCCACCGCGGCCACCCCGACCTCGAACTTGGGTTCCCATTTCACGAAGGCCATGGCGATCTCCTGAATGAGTCTTCCTGGTCATCGGCCTCTGAGATGGGAGGTTGATTATTGAAGAAGAATTAGAAAAAGCATGCAAATGTTCCGCCGCGCCTACCGGAGGCCGACTTGGTTCAGGTGTGCGGCCAGCTTCTTGTCTTCCTCGGAAATGTGGTGCGTCAGCCAGTCGCGGAGGAAATGCATGACGGGCAGAGACAGCATCTGCGAGCCTTTGTCGAGCTTGCCTTGCAGATCAACCACCTTCTGAGTGAGGTCGTCATGGATGGCTTTGTGATCCTTGTAGCCGGGGTAGGCGGACTTCTGCATGAGGCCCTCCTCGGTCTTGAAGTGCTCCACGGTGTAGTTGGCCAGGAATGTCAGGGTTTTGCCGATCTCATCCCTGCCGTGGCCCGCCTGCATGGCGTCGAAGAGCGTGTTCACCCGGTCGAAGAGTGCCTGATGCTGGGTGTCGATGATGTCCACGCCCACGGCCAGTTTGGGATTCCACTTGATGAAGGCCATGGCTTACCCCTCCCTGGCTGGATAGGCATGTCATCGGCCGCCCGTGGAAGGTTTTGATTCCTGGATTGGGGCTGGGCAAAAAAAGATCATGGGCCTCAGCCCGCTTCCGGCAGCACCAGCTTTCCGGTGGGGTCGAGCGTGGCGAAGCGGTAGCCTTCGGCCCGCAGCCGGGGAATGAGCACCGGCAACACCTTGCCCGCCCGGTCATGGATGTCGTGGAAGAGGATGATGCCGCGCCGCTCGTGGGTGATCAGCTTCAGCACGCGGTCCGCCACGGAACTGGGCACGGGATCCGCCCAGTCGAGGCTGTCGATGTTCCAGAGCACCGAGCGCAGCTGGAAAGCTTCCAAGGCCCGGAGCTGGACCGCCGTACGGGCGCCGTAGGGGAAGCGGAACAACTGGCTGTGGGCGCCGGGAATGGCCCGCAGCAGCTGATCCGTTTCCCGGATTTCCTGATCCAGCGGAGCGCCGGTCTCTTTGCTGAGCTGGGCGTGGGAGTAGCTGTGGTTGCCCACCAGGAAGCCGCCCTTCACCAAATCCTCCGTGATGGTGGAGAGGTGGCCGAGCTTGAGGCTGCCGCCCGCTTCCTGAGTGCCCAGGTTCCGACCCACCTCGAAGAACATGGCAGGCACGCCCTCCTTCTGGAGCAGGGTTCTGATTTCCTCGGTATACACCCGGTGCGGGCCATCGTCGAAGCTGAGGATGAGCACCTTGTCCGGCAGCTCCGTGCCGGTGATTTCGCCGCTTCCCGCCAGCTTCTCCGCCGGACTCGGGATGGCCTCAGAGCCGAGCAGCTGCTGGACGGGAAGGCGCCGCTGCAACTCGGCCACGTACGCATTCCACACATCCCGGGCGCCGCCCTTCGGAGCCGCCGCCGAGCCGCCGAAGACACGCTGGTATTCGGATTCCACTTGGGCCTCCACCCGATCCACCTCGGCCAGATCCCGGGTGAGGCGCTGCTTCAGGGCCGCGCCTTCGGGTGTGCTGTCTGTCTGGAGGGCCTTCAGCAGGATGCGCAGGGTGTCGCGGAAGGCCAGGCGGTCCGGCGTCAGCAAGTCGCCATCCTGCTCCATCCAGTCCAGCAGGGAGGAGATGATGGGATCGCGCTGGGGCGCGGACCTGGCTGCCAGTTGGACCAGGGCCTTGTTGAGCTGGTGGACCAGCTCCCTCCGCTCATGGTGCAGCCGGTGGCCCACCGCGAGGGCCTGGTTCAGGGCCGGACCGGAGAAAATCGCTTCGTCTGCGAAGAGTACGATCAACTGCCGGTGGACTTGGAGATCCGAGCGCAGGGCCTCGAGCAGGGGCGTGGCACCATCCGGAAGCTCCTTGGGAGCGGCCAGGGCCGAGGCGGCTTCGAGAGGCGGCTGCACGGGACGCACGGGGCGGTGGCGTCGCAGAAAGAGGAAGCCCCCGGCGAGCACGGCCGAGGCAAGGAGGGCGAAGGCAACGGGGCGCATGAACCCAGGCTAGCACTGCGAAAGGCCAGGTCAGAGAGCCTTGAGCAGATCCTTGGCCTTGGCGCTGCTGGCACCGTTGGGCACCAGGGCCAGGTAGGTTTGCAGCGCCTGTTTGGCCTTGGCCGAATCCCCGGCCTTGAGCGCGGCCTCACCCAGGTTGAAGTGGGCGATGGCGCGGCTGGGATCCATCTTCAGGGTGTTCTCGAACCAGCGCACCGCTTCGGGATACTTGCCCTGCTTGAAGTAGATGAAGCCCAGGTTGTTGGCGGCCAGGGCGAAATCCGGTTTGTATTTCAGCGCCTCGGTGAACTGCGCCTCGGCTTCGCCGTAGCGCTGCTCGCGGTAGAGGCGCAGGCCCAGGTCGTTGGCCCGCTGGGCGGCCTGGCGGGGCGGCAGCTTGGTGGGCTTGGCGGCGGTCAGTTTCGTCTCGCCTCCTTCCAGCGTTTTCACCACCACGGGGCCGCTGACGGGGCGATCCAACACTTCGGCCAGCTTCAGCTCCTTGCCCTGCAGTTGGGCGCTGTCGCCACTGAGGAACTCCGTTTCCACGGGCTTCTCGAAGACGAACTCACCGCCTTCCGAACCGGGCAGGCTGCCGAAGGCGGGCGTTTGGCGGGACATGGAGGCCACGATGGGCGCGGTGAAGGCCGCCAGCTCCGTGGCCGTGATGACGCCATCGCCGTTGAGGTCAGCCCGGCCATTGAGGCCCTGAAGCAGGGTCCAGGTGAAGACGCTGTGGCCGCCGGGGCCGTCATCGGCCACGGATTGGTCGGCGCCCCCGGCGGTGAGCATCTGCCGCGCCAGGCGCTTGCTGTTCTCCCGCAGGAAGGCGTCAGAGGCGCCGCGGGTGAGGCCCAGGCCGCTATAGCAGGCATCCATCACAAAGAAGACGTGCTTGGCCGTGAGGCCCTCGGCCACGGTTTGCAGATCGGTCATGGGCAGCGCATCGCTGGCGAAGGCGTTGGGATCGGAATCCACGGGGATGAGGTAGCCCAGATCCCGACCCGAGCTGAGCTTGCGGGTGGCGCCGTGGCCGGCGAAGTAGATGAAGATGCGGTCATCGCGCTTGGCCTTGGCCAGCTTCCCGTTCAGGGCGCCCAGCAGGTTGGCGCGGGTGGCCTCGCCGTCCTTGAACAGCAGGATGTGATCGTTGGCGAAGCCGAAGCGGGTGGCGAGCAGCTCTTTCACCGCCTCCGCGTCCTTCACCGCATGCTGGAGCCGCGGCCACTTGGCGTAGGCATCGATGCCGACCACCAGGGCCCAGCTCTCCTGATAGCCGGTGGTGGGTGCGGCTGCCGCCACCTGGGTGCTGCCGGGGCGGACGATCTTGAAGGCCTGGCCGTCCCAGCCGGCAAAGGCGTACCCCTGGGCGATGAGCTTGTCGAGGATGGCAGGCAGCGCCTTCACGGCGCGGTCATGGATGTCGTGGAAGAGGAGAATGCCCTTCTTCTCCCGCTCCACCTCCTTCAGCACGCGGTTGACGATGGAGGTGGGCAGGGGGTCCGCCCAGTCCATGGAATCGATGTTCCAGAGGATGGAGCGCAGGTGGTAGGGCTGGAGGGCCGCCAACTGCACGTCGGTGCGGGCTCCGTAGGGAAAGCGGAACAGGTCGGAGTGCACACCGGGAATGGCCTTGAGCAGGGCATCCGTTTCGCCGATTTCCAACTTCAGGGGATCGCCGGTCTCCTTGCTCAGCTGGGCGTGGCTGTAGCTGTGGTTGCCCACCACGTAGCCCTGGGCCACCAGCTTCTTGTCCAGTTCGGCCAGAGGTCCCAGCTTCACCTGTCCGGCCGCATCCACCTTGCCGAGATTGCGTCCCACGTGGAAGAAGAGGCCCGGCAGCTGGTACTGCTTGAGGATGGCGGCGATCTCTTCGGTGTAGACACCGTGTGGGCCATCGTCGAAGGTGAGCACCAGGGTCTTGTCCGGCAGGCTGCGCCCCGTGAGTTCCTTCTGCTCGTCAGTGACGGCACCGGCGTAGGGCAGGATGGTGCCGTAATCGCGCAGGATGGCCTCGCGGCTGTAGCGGCCTTTCAGCTTGGCCAGGTAGTCGTCCCAGCGCTCCCGTTTCAGCTCGATGCCGCGATCCTCGAAACGCTCGAAGATGGCCTTCAGTTCCTTTTCGTAGAGGGCCTCGATGCGGTCCAGGGCCTCCTGGTCCTCGGCCACACGCTTG
This sequence is a window from Geothrix sp. PMB-07. Protein-coding genes within it:
- a CDS encoding PolC-type DNA polymerase III: MTQQPLLESGSPALRELRFAVLDLETTGGSPKARWGKDGRFLQPSEITEVGLVRLSGLVVEDRFSSLASIQGFLPEEIQRLTGISLPMLAGAPPWEQVALKLAPKLEGRIWVAHHAPYDGSFLKAWLPEGVWRRHRLICTRLLAKKLIPELPRRSLADLCDFLGITNTRAHRALQDAEATAEALQHLIRRAEEQGLDGEAFLAAGDVPWSKV
- a CDS encoding bacteriohemerythrin, with protein sequence MAFVKWEPKFEVGVAAVDAQHRMLFEHVNALFDAMQAGQGKDEIGKTLSFLAKYTVDHFKTEEDLMQKSAYPGYADHKAIHDELTRQVVELQGKLAKGSQMLSLPVMHFLRDWLAHHISEEDKKMALHLNAAGIH
- a CDS encoding bacteriohemerythrin: MAFIKWNPKLAVGVDIIDTQHQALFDRVNTLFDAMQAGHGRDEIGKTLTFLANYTVEHFKTEEGLMQKSAYPGYKDHKAIHDDLTQKVVDLQGKLDKGSQMLSLPVMHFLRDWLTHHISEEDKKLAAHLNQVGLR
- a CDS encoding polysaccharide deacetylase family protein, whose product is MRPVAFALLASAVLAGGFLFLRRHRPVRPVQPPLEAASALAAPKELPDGATPLLEALRSDLQVHRQLIVLFADEAIFSGPALNQALAVGHRLHHERRELVHQLNKALVQLAARSAPQRDPIISSLLDWMEQDGDLLTPDRLAFRDTLRILLKALQTDSTPEGAALKQRLTRDLAEVDRVEAQVESEYQRVFGGSAAAPKGGARDVWNAYVAELQRRLPVQQLLGSEAIPSPAEKLAGSGEITGTELPDKVLILSFDDGPHRVYTEEIRTLLQKEGVPAMFFEVGRNLGTQEAGGSLKLGHLSTITEDLVKGGFLVGNHSYSHAQLSKETGAPLDQEIRETDQLLRAIPGAHSQLFRFPYGARTAVQLRALEAFQLRSVLWNIDSLDWADPVPSSVADRVLKLITHERRGIILFHDIHDRAGKVLPVLIPRLRAEGYRFATLDPTGKLVLPEAG
- a CDS encoding polysaccharide deacetylase family protein, with protein sequence MGRTPRLLLLLAVAGGLGLGAYRLTRPKPKPPTADALAALIQHPEPEPLIAALKEDLDSYRKLIVLFAEEAKLKPEERAAASRVGQQIHHERLAKQRQANEVLEAILASGKPERFPTLDAWLTFIEQGEDLFDADRLAFREPLRVVAQALGRDGSLTAVKLAKRVAEDQEALDRIEALYEKELKAIFERFEDRGIELKRERWDDYLAKLKGRYSREAILRDYGTILPYAGAVTDEQKELTGRSLPDKTLVLTFDDGPHGVYTEEIAAILKQYQLPGLFFHVGRNLGKVDAAGQVKLGPLAELDKKLVAQGYVVGNHSYSHAQLSKETGDPLKLEIGETDALLKAIPGVHSDLFRFPYGARTDVQLAALQPYHLRSILWNIDSMDWADPLPTSIVNRVLKEVEREKKGILLFHDIHDRAVKALPAILDKLIAQGYAFAGWDGQAFKIVRPGSTQVAAAAPTTGYQESWALVVGIDAYAKWPRLQHAVKDAEAVKELLATRFGFANDHILLFKDGEATRANLLGALNGKLAKAKRDDRIFIYFAGHGATRKLSSGRDLGYLIPVDSDPNAFASDALPMTDLQTVAEGLTAKHVFFVMDACYSGLGLTRGASDAFLRENSKRLARQMLTAGGADQSVADDGPGGHSVFTWTLLQGLNGRADLNGDGVITATELAAFTAPIVASMSRQTPAFGSLPGSEGGEFVFEKPVETEFLSGDSAQLQGKELKLAEVLDRPVSGPVVVKTLEGGETKLTAAKPTKLPPRQAAQRANDLGLRLYREQRYGEAEAQFTEALKYKPDFALAANNLGFIYFKQGKYPEAVRWFENTLKMDPSRAIAHFNLGEAALKAGDSAKAKQALQTYLALVPNGASSAKAKDLLKAL